Proteins encoded in a region of the Methylosinus trichosporium OB3b genome:
- the nadA gene encoding quinolinate synthase NadA, whose product MTLPFQTGDKAAAPIPPSLATPGAARRFPILPAPVLAWNKDVEAATAHLYARVAKVIPPIEWPFHAPYVKAINELKRERNAVILAHNYQTPEIFHCVADYVGDSLQLAKLAAASEAEVIVQGGVHFMAETSKILSPEKIVLTPDSEAGCSLAASITAADVRALRAEYPGVPIVAYVNTSAEVKAEVDICCTSSNALKIVESLGSDRVIMLPDRYLAENVAAQTKVKILAWHGACEVHERFTPQELEAYRADHPGLTIIAHPECPREVVEISDFAGSTAAMIDYVRRNKPARVLLVTECSMADNVAAETSGTEFVRPCNFCPHMKRITLPKILDSLLYMREEVTVDPMIAERARRSVQRMIDVG is encoded by the coding sequence ATGACCCTGCCGTTTCAGACTGGCGACAAAGCCGCGGCTCCCATCCCGCCGTCCCTCGCGACGCCCGGCGCAGCGCGCCGTTTCCCGATTCTCCCGGCGCCCGTCCTCGCCTGGAACAAGGACGTGGAGGCCGCCACCGCCCACCTCTATGCGCGGGTCGCCAAGGTCATTCCGCCGATCGAATGGCCGTTCCACGCGCCTTATGTGAAGGCGATCAACGAGCTGAAGCGCGAGCGCAACGCCGTCATCCTGGCCCATAATTATCAGACGCCGGAGATCTTCCACTGCGTCGCCGATTACGTCGGCGACAGCCTGCAGCTCGCCAAGCTGGCGGCGGCCTCGGAGGCCGAGGTCATCGTGCAGGGCGGCGTGCATTTCATGGCCGAGACCTCGAAGATTCTGAGCCCCGAGAAAATCGTGCTGACGCCGGACTCGGAGGCCGGCTGCTCGCTCGCCGCTTCGATCACCGCCGCCGATGTGCGCGCGCTGCGCGCCGAATATCCGGGCGTTCCGATCGTCGCTTATGTGAACACTTCCGCCGAGGTGAAGGCCGAGGTCGACATCTGCTGCACCTCGTCCAATGCGCTGAAGATCGTCGAGAGCCTCGGCTCCGATCGCGTCATCATGCTGCCGGATCGTTATCTCGCCGAGAATGTCGCGGCGCAGACCAAGGTGAAGATTCTCGCCTGGCACGGCGCCTGCGAGGTGCATGAGCGCTTCACGCCGCAGGAGCTCGAGGCCTATCGCGCCGATCATCCGGGGCTGACCATCATCGCCCATCCCGAATGCCCGCGCGAAGTGGTCGAGATTTCCGACTTCGCCGGCTCGACCGCGGCGATGATCGACTATGTGCGGCGGAACAAGCCGGCGCGCGTGCTGCTCGTCACCGAATGCTCGATGGCGGATAATGTCGCGGCCGAGACGAGCGGCACGGAATTCGTGCGTCCGTGCAATTTCTGTCCGCATATGAAGAGGATCACTCTGCCGAAGATCCTCGACTCGCTGCTCTACATGCGCGAGGAGGTGACGGTCGATCCGATGATCGCCGAGCGTGCGCGCAGAAGCGTTCAGCGAATGATCGACGTCGGGTGA
- a CDS encoding SH3 domain-containing protein has protein sequence MQIRPASPLVAALFCVVAAAAAAAPRIATDVSSMRSGPGARWPVIAQIPAGAKVQLDNCGPGWKRDWCQVHFKGKMGFVPANTLAPTSSSVVVAPLVTRDITAVRSGPGNKWKVIANIPPGRKVAASACQQGWTNGWCKVTYEGKSGYVDRGMLKRKGAVFAR, from the coding sequence ATGCAAATTCGGCCCGCATCGCCGCTCGTCGCGGCGCTCTTCTGCGTCGTCGCCGCCGCCGCCGCCGCGGCGCCGCGCATCGCCACGGATGTGTCCAGCATGCGCTCCGGTCCCGGCGCCCGATGGCCGGTGATCGCGCAGATTCCGGCCGGCGCGAAAGTGCAGCTCGACAATTGCGGGCCCGGCTGGAAGCGTGATTGGTGTCAGGTCCACTTCAAAGGCAAGATGGGCTTCGTGCCGGCCAACACGCTCGCGCCGACCAGCAGCAGCGTCGTCGTCGCGCCGCTGGTGACGCGCGACATCACCGCGGTGCGCTCCGGCCCCGGCAACAAATGGAAGGTGATCGCCAACATCCCGCCCGGCCGCAAGGTCGCCGCCTCCGCCTGTCAGCAGGGCTGGACCAACGGCTGGTGCAAGGTGACTTATGAGGGCAAGTCCGGCTATGTCGACCGCGGCATGTTGAAGCGGAAAGGCGCTGTCTTCGCGCGTTGA
- a CDS encoding aspartate carbamoyltransferase catalytic subunit encodes MPQRSPPLAFPHRHLLGIEGLRRPDIETLLDMAEDAIEVSRQVEKKRATLRGRTQVNLFYEASTRTQASFEIAGKRLGADVMNMSVANSSEKKGETLIDTAMTLNAMRPDILVIRHAQAGAVHLLARKVDCAVVNAGDGAHEHPTQALLDALTIRRHKGRIEGLTVAICGDVLHSRVARSNIMLLGALGARVRAVGPSTLAPDFLARLGVDVFHDMRRGLDGADIVMMLRLQRERMNGAFVPSSREYFHFFGLDEEKLRYAAPDALVMHPGPMNRGVEIDSSVADGARSLIRDQVEMGVAVRMAVLEALAQHLPNV; translated from the coding sequence ATGCCGCAACGATCGCCGCCCCTCGCCTTTCCGCATCGCCATCTGCTCGGGATCGAGGGGCTGAGGCGCCCGGACATAGAGACGCTGCTCGATATGGCCGAGGATGCGATCGAGGTGTCGCGCCAGGTCGAGAAGAAGCGCGCCACGCTGCGCGGCCGCACCCAGGTCAATCTGTTCTACGAGGCCTCGACCCGCACCCAGGCCTCGTTCGAGATCGCGGGAAAACGCCTCGGCGCCGATGTGATGAACATGTCGGTCGCCAACTCCTCCGAGAAGAAGGGCGAGACGCTCATCGACACGGCGATGACGCTCAACGCCATGCGCCCGGATATTCTGGTGATCCGCCATGCGCAAGCCGGCGCCGTGCATCTCCTGGCGCGCAAGGTGGATTGCGCCGTGGTCAACGCCGGCGACGGCGCCCATGAGCATCCGACCCAGGCGCTGCTCGACGCGCTGACGATCCGCCGGCACAAGGGCCGCATCGAGGGCCTCACCGTGGCGATCTGCGGCGACGTGCTGCATTCGCGCGTCGCGCGCTCCAACATCATGCTGCTCGGCGCGCTCGGGGCGCGCGTGCGCGCGGTCGGGCCTTCGACGCTCGCGCCCGATTTTCTGGCGCGGCTCGGCGTCGATGTGTTCCACGACATGCGCCGCGGCCTCGACGGCGCCGACATTGTGATGATGCTGCGGCTGCAGCGTGAGCGCATGAACGGCGCCTTCGTGCCGAGCTCGCGGGAATATTTCCACTTCTTCGGCCTCGACGAGGAGAAGCTGCGCTACGCCGCGCCTGACGCTCTGGTGATGCATCCGGGGCCGATGAATCGGGGCGTCGAGATCGACTCGAGCGTGGCCGACGGCGCGCGGTCGCTCATTCGCGATCAGGTGGAAATGGGCGTCGCCGTGCGCATGGCGGTGCTGGAGGCGCTCGCGCAGCATCTGCCGAATGTGTAG
- the cysK gene encoding cysteine synthase A, protein MSETAIAHKPGRGRIYDSITETIGDTPLVRFDRLAKEKGVKANIIGKLEFFNPLASVKDRIGVNLIDSLEKSGRIKAGETLLIEPTSGNTGIALAFVAAARGYRLILVMPESMSLERRRVLALLGAELVLTPAAQGMKGAVAKAGELAAENPGAVIPQQFENPANPEIHRLTTAEEIWNDTKGEIDYFISGVGTGGTITGVGQVLKPRRPGIKIVAVEPEDSAVLSGRPPGPHKIQGIGAGFVPPILDRGVIDEVVTIGNPTAFETARQLARVEGIPVGISSGAAVAAALEIAARPEAEGKNIVLIIPDFAERYLSTALFEGI, encoded by the coding sequence ATGTCGGAGACAGCGATCGCCCACAAGCCCGGACGCGGGCGCATCTATGATTCGATCACCGAGACGATCGGCGACACGCCGCTCGTGCGCTTCGATCGCCTCGCCAAGGAGAAGGGCGTCAAGGCCAATATCATCGGCAAGCTGGAGTTCTTCAACCCGCTCGCCAGCGTGAAGGACCGCATCGGCGTCAATCTCATCGATTCGCTGGAGAAGAGCGGCCGCATCAAGGCCGGCGAGACCCTGCTCATCGAGCCGACCTCCGGCAACACCGGCATAGCGCTCGCCTTCGTCGCCGCGGCGCGCGGCTATCGCCTGATCCTGGTCATGCCCGAATCCATGTCTCTGGAGCGCCGGCGCGTGCTCGCCCTGCTCGGCGCCGAGCTGGTGCTGACCCCGGCCGCCCAGGGCATGAAGGGCGCCGTCGCCAAGGCCGGCGAGCTCGCCGCCGAAAACCCGGGGGCCGTCATTCCGCAGCAGTTCGAAAATCCCGCCAATCCGGAGATCCATCGGCTGACCACGGCCGAGGAGATCTGGAACGACACCAAGGGCGAGATCGATTATTTCATTTCCGGCGTCGGCACCGGCGGCACCATCACCGGCGTCGGCCAGGTGCTGAAGCCGCGCCGTCCCGGCATCAAGATCGTCGCCGTCGAGCCCGAGGATTCGGCGGTTCTGTCCGGCCGCCCGCCGGGACCGCACAAGATTCAGGGCATCGGCGCCGGCTTCGTGCCGCCGATCCTCGACCGCGGCGTCATCGACGAGGTCGTCACCATCGGCAATCCGACGGCGTTCGAGACCGCGCGTCAGCTCGCGCGCGTCGAGGGCATTCCGGTCGGCATCTCGTCCGGCGCGGCGGTCGCCGCCGCGCTCGAGATCGCCGCGCGGCCGGAGGCCGAGGGCAAGAACATCGTGCTGATCATTCCGGATTTCGCCGAGCGCTATCTTTCGACTGCGCTTTTCGAGGGGATTTGA
- a CDS encoding Lrp/AsnC family transcriptional regulator, producing MDAIDHHILSILQEDASLSIAEIAARVGLSQTPCWKRIQRLEASGVLQGRVALLSPEKLGLGLSVYVSVVAGEHSDLWLERFTRAVAAMPQVVEFYRMAGDVDYVLRVVVPDMAAFDVFYKRLIAIAPLRNVVSRFAMERIKATTALPLDEVAAPPRARRIAEAAAE from the coding sequence ATGGACGCGATCGATCATCATATCTTATCTATTCTACAGGAAGACGCGTCGCTTTCGATCGCCGAAATCGCCGCGCGCGTCGGCCTGTCGCAGACGCCGTGCTGGAAGCGCATCCAGCGGCTCGAGGCGAGCGGCGTGCTGCAGGGCCGGGTGGCGCTGCTGTCGCCGGAAAAGCTCGGGCTCGGACTGAGCGTCTATGTCTCGGTGGTCGCCGGCGAGCATTCGGACCTCTGGCTCGAGCGCTTCACCCGCGCCGTCGCGGCGATGCCGCAGGTCGTGGAATTCTATCGCATGGCGGGGGACGTCGACTATGTGCTACGCGTCGTCGTGCCGGATATGGCGGCCTTCGACGTCTTCTACAAACGTCTGATCGCGATCGCGCCGCTGCGCAATGTCGTCTCCCGCTTCGCCATGGAGCGCATCAAGGCGACGACGGCGCTGCCGCTCGACGAGGTCGCGGCGCCGCCGCGGGCGCGCCGGATCGCCGAGGCGGCGGCCGAATAG
- a CDS encoding RrF2 family transcriptional regulator: MLTKKAKYGLKAMVYLAGFEPGRTALVADIATANQIPKKFLDAILGELRNAGFVHSKKGKGGGYTLARPPEDIRVGAVIRVLDGPLAPIQCASRTVYRRCDDCENEALCTVRLVMVEARDAIANVLDNRTLAQMRALAEAPQPLEAEPALGEN; the protein is encoded by the coding sequence ATGCTGACGAAGAAAGCGAAATACGGGTTGAAGGCGATGGTCTATCTCGCCGGCTTCGAGCCCGGCCGGACCGCCCTCGTCGCCGATATCGCCACGGCCAATCAGATTCCGAAAAAATTCCTCGACGCCATTCTCGGCGAGCTGCGCAACGCCGGATTCGTCCATTCCAAGAAGGGCAAGGGCGGCGGATATACTCTCGCGCGGCCGCCGGAGGATATTCGCGTCGGCGCCGTGATCCGCGTGCTCGACGGGCCGCTCGCTCCGATCCAATGCGCCAGCCGCACCGTCTATCGCCGCTGCGACGATTGCGAAAACGAGGCGCTCTGCACGGTTCGCCTGGTGATGGTGGAGGCGCGCGACGCCATCGCCAATGTGCTGGACAATCGCACCCTCGCCCAGATGCGCGCGCTCGCCGAAGCTCCGCAGCCGCTCGAGGCCGAGCCGGCGCTCGGCGAGAATTGA
- a CDS encoding protein-L-isoaspartate O-methyltransferase family protein, with product MAEAAEIPAEDSCSRLGATTAALRQTMVERQLRTFDVTDLPLLRRFLAVPRELFLPNDLAPLAYSDLPLTLKSEHGRPLRQLLPPLVLARLLQEAEIRESDRVLLIGGGAFYSAALIAPLAREVVALESDARLAATAQSYLGALGLSGLRVEQGPLPAGVPAAAPFDLIVIEGAVEANLGALEAQLTGDGRLLAIAKPDADAGWAVTRFERSGGQPAGTRALFDASAPVLEGFAKAPAFAF from the coding sequence ATGGCCGAAGCTGCTGAGATCCCCGCAGAAGATTCCTGCTCGCGCCTCGGCGCGACGACCGCCGCTCTGCGCCAGACCATGGTCGAGCGGCAGCTGCGCACATTCGATGTGACCGACCTGCCGCTGCTGCGGCGTTTCCTCGCCGTGCCGCGCGAGCTGTTCCTGCCGAACGATCTCGCCCCCCTCGCCTATTCGGACCTGCCGCTGACGCTCAAATCCGAGCACGGCCGTCCGCTGCGCCAGCTGCTGCCGCCGCTCGTGCTGGCGCGCCTGCTGCAGGAGGCGGAAATTCGCGAGAGCGACCGCGTGCTGCTCATCGGCGGCGGCGCCTTTTATTCCGCGGCGCTGATCGCGCCGCTCGCCCGCGAGGTCGTGGCGCTCGAGAGCGACGCGCGCCTCGCCGCCACGGCGCAGAGCTATCTCGGCGCCCTGGGCCTGTCCGGCCTGCGCGTCGAGCAAGGTCCGCTGCCGGCTGGCGTCCCCGCGGCGGCGCCTTTCGATCTCATTGTCATCGAAGGCGCGGTCGAGGCGAATCTCGGCGCGCTCGAGGCGCAGCTCACCGGCGACGGCCGCCTGCTGGCCATCGCCAAGCCCGACGCCGACGCCGGATGGGCGGTGACGCGGTTCGAGCGCTCGGGCGGCCAGCCCGCCGGGACGCGCGCGCTGTTCGACGCTTCGGCTCCGGTTCTCGAAGGCTTCGCCAAGGCGCCGGCCTTCGCGTTCTGA
- a CDS encoding TolC family outer membrane protein has translation MRLVAERSIWSGRRLPRLLGAASLASLAGLAPAPAETLKAALAQAYHVNPDLQQQRAGVRARDEEAPKAAAGLRPRASISASAGPQFSNIKIPAGRNALTGARTHLYDEYLGYPRGATLNLSQTLFDGGRTGAAVRQAESGIEAARASLRLAEQAILQNGATAYMNVLRDTAVLGLRKNNIAVLERQLRQTRDRYDVGEVTRTDVAQAEATLAQARTEFYGAQAQLKSAVANYRQIIGSEPKNLQPAQAVDALLPRSLDQAVAAAIMEHPGVVAALRQVDAAEHAVSAAEGALAPTLSVGAQVGQQYDSFLGSPGTRQLSASASGQLNVPLYQGGAEYASIRQAKEQLGQARFNADLQRDSVRASVVASYGQLETARASILSSQAAVKAAEMALQGVREEAQVGQRTTLDVLNAQYALLNARVALITAQRDRIVASYAALGAIGRLSATMIGLDVAVYDPRAHFEAVKFRWIGMDDR, from the coding sequence ATGCGTCTCGTCGCCGAGCGTTCGATTTGGAGCGGACGCCGTCTCCCGCGACTGCTCGGCGCCGCATCGCTCGCGAGTCTCGCCGGGCTCGCGCCGGCGCCCGCCGAGACGCTGAAAGCGGCGCTGGCCCAGGCCTATCACGTCAACCCCGATCTGCAGCAGCAGCGCGCCGGCGTCCGTGCTCGGGACGAAGAAGCGCCGAAGGCGGCCGCCGGCCTGCGCCCGCGCGCCAGCATCTCCGCCAGTGCGGGACCGCAATTCTCCAACATCAAAATCCCCGCCGGCCGCAATGCGCTGACCGGAGCCCGAACGCATCTCTACGACGAATATCTCGGCTATCCGCGCGGGGCGACGCTCAATCTGTCGCAGACTCTGTTCGACGGCGGCCGCACCGGCGCCGCCGTGCGGCAGGCGGAATCCGGAATAGAGGCCGCCCGCGCCTCCCTGCGCCTCGCCGAGCAGGCGATTCTCCAGAACGGCGCGACCGCTTACATGAATGTGCTGCGCGACACCGCGGTGCTCGGTCTGCGCAAGAACAACATCGCCGTGCTCGAGCGGCAATTGCGCCAGACGCGCGACCGCTATGACGTCGGCGAGGTGACGCGCACCGACGTCGCCCAGGCGGAGGCGACGCTGGCCCAGGCCCGCACAGAATTCTATGGCGCGCAGGCGCAATTGAAGAGCGCCGTCGCCAATTATCGGCAGATCATCGGCTCCGAGCCGAAAAATCTGCAGCCGGCGCAGGCGGTCGACGCTCTGCTGCCGAGATCGCTCGATCAGGCTGTCGCGGCGGCGATCATGGAGCATCCCGGAGTCGTGGCGGCGCTGCGTCAGGTCGATGCGGCCGAACATGCGGTGAGCGCGGCGGAGGGAGCGCTGGCCCCGACGCTCTCGGTCGGCGCGCAAGTCGGCCAGCAATATGATTCGTTTCTCGGCTCGCCGGGGACGCGGCAACTCTCCGCTTCGGCGAGCGGGCAGCTCAATGTGCCGCTCTACCAGGGCGGAGCCGAATATGCGTCGATTCGCCAGGCCAAGGAGCAATTGGGCCAGGCGCGCTTCAACGCCGATCTGCAGCGCGACAGCGTGCGCGCCAGCGTGGTCGCGAGCTATGGCCAGCTCGAGACCGCGAGAGCGTCCATCCTGTCCAGCCAGGCGGCGGTGAAAGCGGCGGAAATGGCGCTGCAGGGCGTGCGCGAGGAGGCGCAGGTCGGGCAACGCACGACGCTCGACGTGCTCAACGCGCAATATGCGCTGCTCAACGCCCGCGTCGCGCTGATCACCGCGCAGCGCGACCGAATCGTCGCCTCCTACGCCGCGCTCGGCGCGATCGGACGCCTCTCCGCGACCATGATCGGACTCGATGTCGCGGTCTATGATCCGCGCGCGCATTTCGAGGCGGTGAAATTCCGCTGGATCGGCATGGACGACCGCTGA
- a CDS encoding PopZ family protein, whose product MSAMNASINPTTLDAERRAHEPSMEEILASIRRIIADDDALPVIRREREKEKRPLTAAEAPKQAEPRVAPPVAAPEPRRPAPAVPAVAAPEPTRPPVAALAPIIAAESDADLAEETTEPDDSDAFWLRGSQRPDERHAPDDSDEPSSEQSRWAIDAEQDADEPEDDEAVDAPDRSEPVMKAAEPEEEPEAEDASPALVSADAANSVASHFQALAASIVLSESDLIERYARDLLRPLLKQWLDDNLPHIVERLVRVEIERVARGRR is encoded by the coding sequence ATGAGCGCAATGAACGCTTCGATCAATCCGACCACGCTCGACGCCGAGCGCCGAGCGCACGAGCCGTCGATGGAAGAAATTTTGGCGTCGATTCGGCGCATCATCGCCGACGACGACGCGCTGCCGGTGATTCGCCGCGAGCGCGAGAAGGAGAAGCGTCCGCTGACGGCGGCCGAAGCGCCGAAGCAGGCGGAGCCGCGCGTCGCGCCTCCCGTCGCCGCGCCGGAGCCGCGCCGTCCCGCGCCCGCCGTCCCGGCCGTGGCCGCTCCCGAGCCGACGCGTCCGCCCGTCGCCGCCCTCGCGCCGATTATCGCGGCGGAGTCCGACGCGGATTTAGCCGAAGAGACGACCGAGCCGGACGATTCCGACGCATTCTGGCTGCGCGGCAGCCAACGGCCGGACGAGCGTCACGCGCCGGACGACAGCGACGAGCCGTCTTCGGAACAGAGCCGCTGGGCGATCGACGCCGAGCAGGACGCCGACGAGCCGGAGGACGACGAAGCGGTCGATGCGCCCGATCGCTCCGAGCCCGTCATGAAGGCTGCCGAGCCGGAGGAAGAGCCGGAAGCGGAGGACGCCTCCCCCGCGCTCGTCTCGGCCGACGCGGCCAATTCGGTCGCATCTCATTTCCAGGCGCTGGCGGCGAGCATCGTGCTCAGCGAATCCGATCTCATCGAACGCTACGCGCGCGACTTGCTTCGCCCCTTGCTGAAGCAATGGCTCGACGACAATCTGCCGCATATCGTCGAGCGGCTGGTGCGCGTCGAGATCGAGCGCGTCGCCCGCGGACGGCGGTGA
- a CDS encoding acid phosphatase, which translates to MKTLLVAFVLLLSCGAACARESGLLAPERVDAHRHLPTPPEPGSPANDADLAELHRIEATRSEADVARARSDAADKSIFLFRSVFGDKFAKENLPALDALGARLAHDEHEANEETKTVFHRPRPYKTDGTLHPVCKTSEKDDSYPSGHATLGYVLALTLIDLAPERRDAILARADEYGRNRLVCGAHHPSDVAAGRLTAYALHAVIALDPRYREELAAAKAELSRALGSARAE; encoded by the coding sequence ATGAAGACGCTTCTCGTCGCTTTCGTTCTCCTCCTGTCCTGCGGCGCCGCCTGCGCGCGCGAAAGCGGGCTCCTCGCACCCGAGCGCGTCGACGCACATCGGCATCTGCCGACGCCGCCGGAGCCGGGCTCGCCCGCCAATGACGCCGATCTCGCCGAATTGCATCGCATCGAGGCGACGCGCTCGGAGGCTGATGTCGCCAGGGCGCGCTCGGACGCCGCCGACAAGAGCATTTTCTTGTTCAGAAGCGTCTTCGGAGACAAATTCGCGAAGGAAAATCTCCCCGCGCTCGACGCTCTCGGCGCGCGCCTCGCTCATGACGAGCACGAGGCCAATGAGGAGACGAAGACGGTGTTTCATCGCCCGCGTCCTTATAAGACCGACGGGACGCTGCATCCGGTGTGCAAGACGAGCGAGAAGGACGATTCCTATCCCAGCGGCCATGCGACGCTCGGATATGTGCTGGCGCTGACGCTGATCGATCTCGCGCCGGAGCGGCGCGACGCGATTTTGGCGCGGGCCGACGAATATGGCCGCAACAGGCTGGTGTGCGGGGCGCATCATCCGAGCGACGTCGCCGCCGGCAGGCTCACGGCCTATGCGCTGCACGCCGTCATCGCGCTCGACCCTCGCTATCGCGAGGAGCTCGCCGCGGCCAAGGCGGAGCTGAGCCGCGCGCTCGGCTCGGCGCGCGCCGAGTGA
- a CDS encoding metallophosphoesterase produces MSADRITETSTIRSILFRRLAAVCAFALEATTPADAASSYVWAQFTTGGLQARAVTRDAACPPAQIDGVAAAMTPRASPDADFPILVCTLDLPRSAGRVSVDGAALALPPPRVDRLVVIGDTGCRLKGLYWQECNSPDSWPFAHIATSAAATAPGLVLHVGDYYYRESACPPLRGSCAGSPHGDNWASWEADFFAPAAPLLAAAPFVFVRGNHENCERGRRGWARLLSPTPYLGDACALREPSYSVDLGGPTLVVMDNTAAEDRAVDAALAPDFARELTAAEAIRGPVWYAFHKPIYSTIRVTAGATIGDNKTLGEAARAGLPSNVQALLSGHLHTFQAASYVEDYPIQIVAGHGGDAMDLFVPANFDGLRIDRVTVAQGRSVGGVFGFVTLEREKEDWLLNDRDAEGKPLLGCLLRGRKLDCDRRGPSR; encoded by the coding sequence TTGTCGGCGGACAGAATTACCGAAACATCTACAATTCGATCAATTCTCTTCCGCCGCCTCGCCGCCGTTTGCGCATTTGCGCTCGAAGCGACGACGCCGGCGGACGCCGCCTCATCCTATGTGTGGGCGCAGTTCACCACTGGCGGGCTGCAGGCGCGAGCCGTCACTCGCGACGCGGCCTGTCCGCCCGCGCAGATCGACGGCGTCGCCGCCGCAATGACCCCGCGCGCATCGCCGGACGCCGACTTTCCGATCCTCGTCTGCACATTGGATCTCCCACGAAGCGCCGGGCGCGTGTCGGTCGACGGCGCCGCGCTGGCGCTACCGCCGCCGCGCGTGGATCGGCTCGTCGTCATCGGCGACACCGGGTGCCGGCTGAAGGGCCTTTATTGGCAGGAGTGCAATTCGCCGGACAGCTGGCCCTTCGCCCACATCGCGACGTCGGCGGCGGCGACGGCTCCGGGACTCGTGCTCCATGTCGGCGACTATTATTATCGCGAAAGCGCCTGTCCGCCGTTGCGCGGATCCTGCGCGGGCTCGCCGCACGGCGACAATTGGGCGAGCTGGGAGGCCGATTTCTTCGCGCCCGCCGCTCCGCTGCTCGCCGCCGCGCCTTTTGTCTTCGTGCGAGGCAATCACGAAAATTGCGAGCGTGGGCGCCGGGGCTGGGCGCGGCTGCTGTCGCCCACGCCCTATCTCGGCGACGCCTGCGCCTTGCGCGAGCCGAGCTATTCGGTCGATCTCGGCGGACCCACTCTCGTCGTCATGGACAACACCGCGGCGGAGGACCGCGCCGTCGACGCCGCTCTCGCGCCGGATTTCGCACGCGAGCTGACCGCCGCCGAGGCCATTCGCGGCCCTGTCTGGTACGCCTTCCACAAGCCGATCTACTCGACGATACGCGTCACCGCCGGCGCCACGATCGGCGACAACAAGACCTTGGGAGAAGCGGCGCGCGCCGGCCTGCCCAGCAATGTGCAGGCGCTGCTCTCCGGTCACCTCCATACATTTCAGGCGGCGAGCTATGTCGAGGATTATCCGATCCAGATCGTCGCCGGGCATGGCGGCGACGCGATGGACCTCTTTGTACCCGCCAATTTCGACGGCCTGCGGATCGATCGCGTGACGGTCGCGCAGGGCCGCAGCGTCGGCGGCGTATTCGGCTTCGTCACGCTGGAGCGCGAGAAGGAGGACTGGCTCCTCAACGATCGCGACGCCGAAGGCAAGCCGCTGCTCGGCTGCCTGTTGCGCGGACGCAAGCTCGATTGCGACCGCAGAGGCCCATCGCGCTGA